In the Flagellimonas sp. MMG031 genome, one interval contains:
- the mraY gene encoding phospho-N-acetylmuramoyl-pentapeptide-transferase, with translation MLYYLFEYLEKQYQLPGAGLFQFLTFRAAMSVLLSLLIAMVYGKRIIVFLQKKQIGESIRDLGLEGQQQKAGTPTMGGLIIIISTLLPVILFADIKNIYVILLIVTTIWMGIIGFIDDYIKIFKKDKQGLKGRFKVMGQVGLGLIVGLTLYFHPEVTIKEKDTTTITKSFQVEQVFGKETKTLRTNVPFFKNNELDYADFISWMGEGAEDYAWLIFIPVVILIVTAVSNGANLTDGIDGLAAGSSAIIVLTLGIFAWISGNILFSGYLDIFYIPRVGELVVFIAAFAGALVGFLWYNTFPAQVFMGDTGSLTIGGVIAVIAIIVRKELLIPILCGIFFAESLSVMLQVGYFKHTKKKYGEGKRIFLMAPLHHHYQKKSYHESKIVTRFWIIGIMLAIISIVTLKIR, from the coding sequence AACAATACCAGCTTCCCGGAGCGGGACTTTTTCAGTTCCTCACCTTCAGGGCTGCCATGTCCGTATTGTTGTCCCTGTTGATAGCGATGGTCTACGGAAAGCGAATCATTGTTTTCCTTCAGAAAAAACAAATAGGCGAAAGCATTCGCGACCTTGGTTTGGAAGGGCAGCAACAAAAAGCGGGAACCCCTACCATGGGTGGGTTGATCATTATCATTTCGACCCTGTTGCCCGTGATTCTTTTTGCTGATATTAAAAACATTTATGTCATCCTTTTGATCGTAACCACCATTTGGATGGGCATCATCGGGTTTATCGACGACTATATCAAAATCTTTAAAAAGGACAAACAGGGGCTGAAAGGAAGGTTTAAAGTGATGGGCCAAGTAGGTTTGGGACTGATTGTTGGGCTTACCCTCTATTTCCACCCAGAAGTAACCATCAAAGAGAAGGACACCACCACCATAACCAAGAGCTTTCAAGTAGAGCAGGTCTTTGGTAAGGAGACCAAAACACTCCGGACCAATGTCCCATTTTTCAAGAACAATGAGCTCGATTATGCCGATTTCATTTCATGGATGGGAGAAGGAGCGGAAGACTATGCGTGGCTCATTTTTATTCCTGTTGTGATTTTGATCGTGACAGCTGTATCCAACGGTGCCAATCTTACGGATGGTATCGATGGCTTGGCGGCAGGTTCATCAGCAATTATAGTATTGACCCTTGGAATTTTTGCCTGGATATCGGGAAACATACTGTTCTCAGGCTATCTCGATATTTTCTACATCCCTCGCGTGGGGGAATTGGTGGTATTTATTGCCGCCTTCGCTGGAGCCTTGGTTGGCTTTTTATGGTACAACACCTTTCCCGCACAAGTATTTATGGGAGATACGGGTAGTTTGACCATCGGGGGCGTTATTGCCGTAATCGCCATCATTGTTAGAAAAGAACTGTTGATTCCCATTTTATGCGGAATCTTCTTTGCTGAGTCCTTATCCGTAATGCTACAGGTGGGGTATTTCAAACATACCAAGAAGAAGTACGGAGAAGGTAAGCGCATATTCTTGATGGCACCATTGCACCATCATTATCAGAAAAAATCCTATCACGAGAGTAAAATAGTGACCCGTTTTTGGATTATCGGAATCATGTTGGCCATCATCAGTATCGTTACCCTTAAAATTCGATAA
- the murD gene encoding UDP-N-acetylmuramoyl-L-alanine--D-glutamate ligase yields MGRLVILGGGESGVGTAILGKQKGFEVFVSDKGEIQEKYKEVLEHFEIEWESGKHTEAKILNADLVMKSPGIPDSAPLVKSLVEKGVPVISEIEFASKYTDATLIGITGSNGKTTTTMLTYHLLKNGGLNVGMAGNIGDSYAKMVAEKEFDHYVLEISSFQLDGIVDFKPHIAMITNITPDHLDRYEYKFENYIASKCRIAMNQDANDYLIYDADDEVIREALKKHPIQSKLVPFSVKQKLEEGAWLEDKTIKIKLEHKTLEMSEDILALEGQHNVKNTMAASMAAMLVKVRKEAIRDSIQSFQGVPHRLEKVLKINHVEYINDSKATNVNATYYALDGIKKPIVWIVGGVDKGNDYAELMPLVREKVKAIVCLGADNSKLIDAFGNVIDLMVETYSMQEAVKVAYKIAERGDAVLLSPACASFDLFKNYEDRGDQFKNAVKNL; encoded by the coding sequence ATGGGTCGTTTGGTGATACTCGGAGGAGGAGAAAGTGGCGTTGGAACAGCCATTTTGGGAAAGCAAAAAGGATTTGAGGTCTTTGTTTCGGATAAAGGCGAAATCCAAGAAAAATATAAAGAAGTTCTTGAACATTTTGAGATTGAATGGGAATCTGGTAAGCATACCGAAGCCAAAATTTTAAATGCTGACTTGGTGATGAAAAGTCCAGGTATTCCTGATTCGGCACCATTGGTAAAATCACTGGTCGAAAAAGGGGTGCCCGTGATTTCGGAAATTGAATTTGCATCAAAATATACGGATGCCACTTTGATTGGAATCACGGGAAGTAACGGAAAAACCACCACGACCATGCTTACCTATCACCTTCTAAAAAATGGGGGGCTAAATGTGGGTATGGCAGGGAACATTGGCGACAGTTACGCCAAAATGGTGGCCGAAAAGGAATTTGACCACTATGTGTTGGAGATAAGCAGTTTTCAGTTGGACGGTATTGTGGATTTTAAACCGCATATCGCCATGATCACCAATATCACGCCCGACCATTTGGACCGATATGAGTACAAATTTGAGAACTATATCGCATCCAAATGTAGGATAGCCATGAATCAAGATGCCAACGATTACTTGATTTATGATGCTGATGATGAAGTGATTCGGGAAGCATTGAAAAAACATCCTATTCAATCCAAATTGGTTCCCTTTTCGGTAAAGCAAAAACTGGAAGAGGGAGCTTGGTTGGAGGACAAAACGATAAAAATAAAATTAGAACATAAAACCTTGGAAATGAGTGAAGACATTTTGGCCTTGGAAGGTCAGCACAACGTAAAAAACACAATGGCGGCAAGTATGGCGGCCATGCTGGTGAAGGTCAGAAAAGAGGCCATTCGCGACAGTATTCAATCGTTTCAGGGCGTACCCCATAGATTGGAAAAGGTGTTGAAGATCAATCATGTGGAGTACATCAACGATTCAAAAGCTACCAACGTAAACGCTACGTATTATGCTTTGGATGGCATCAAAAAACCCATTGTTTGGATCGTGGGCGGAGTTGATAAAGGAAATGACTATGCGGAATTGATGCCTTTGGTGCGAGAAAAAGTTAAGGCCATTGTTTGCTTGGGTGCCGACAATTCCAAATTGATTGATGCTTTTGGGAATGTGATAGACCTCATGGTTGAGACCTATTCCATGCAAGAAGCCGTGAAAGTGGCCTATAAGATAGCGGAACGAGGTGATGCCGTATTGCTCTCGCCGGCATGTGCCAGTTTTGACCTGTTCAAAAACTATGAGGATAGGGGAGACCAATTTAAAAACGCCGTAAAAAATTTGTAG
- a CDS encoding FtsW/RodA/SpoVE family cell cycle protein, whose amino-acid sequence MFAIFKNLKGDKAIWGVVALLALFSFLPVYSASTNLVYVNGDGTTFGHLVKHAVLLFLGFGIIYAVHRIPTHYFKGLSIIAMPIVILLLIYTLTVETRIGGVTANRWIKIPLVGVNFQTSTLASVVLMIWIARYLTKIKDVKITFKESILPLWLPVALVVLLILPENFSTAAIISLMVLVLCFLGGYPLKYLFAMVATGIVFAGMFLFVLFKAPEVLPQRAGTWKSRIETFIHPEQADKDDLHQLTLAQIAVAEGGVVGKGAGKSVMKNMLSQSTSDFIFAIIIEEYGLLGGGALLFFYLLLLFRIVVVAHSSKTVFSKLLVIGVGLPIVFQAFINMAVVVQLFPVTGQPLPLISMGGTSIWMTCMAIGIVLSASNKKENLEEQSHGIDETNPLEVLSGQL is encoded by the coding sequence GTGTTCGCAATTTTCAAAAATCTGAAAGGTGATAAAGCCATTTGGGGCGTAGTGGCCCTTTTGGCACTTTTCTCATTTTTGCCCGTGTACAGCGCCAGTACCAATTTGGTCTATGTAAACGGGGATGGGACCACTTTTGGCCATTTGGTCAAGCATGCGGTGCTCCTGTTTTTGGGCTTCGGAATCATCTACGCTGTGCACAGGATACCTACGCATTATTTCAAAGGGCTGTCCATTATTGCCATGCCCATTGTCATCCTGTTGTTGATTTACACCTTAACGGTGGAAACCCGAATAGGTGGGGTAACGGCCAACCGATGGATCAAGATTCCTTTGGTCGGGGTCAATTTTCAGACCTCTACCTTGGCTTCGGTGGTATTGATGATTTGGATTGCGAGATATCTAACAAAAATCAAGGATGTCAAGATTACTTTTAAAGAAAGTATTTTGCCGCTCTGGCTGCCTGTTGCTTTGGTGGTGCTATTGATTCTTCCCGAAAACTTTTCAACCGCAGCCATTATTAGCCTAATGGTATTGGTGCTATGTTTTCTGGGAGGATACCCCCTAAAATATTTATTTGCCATGGTGGCTACTGGAATCGTATTTGCGGGAATGTTTCTGTTTGTGCTGTTCAAGGCGCCAGAAGTATTGCCCCAACGTGCCGGCACATGGAAATCACGGATTGAAACCTTTATCCATCCCGAACAAGCGGATAAGGATGATCTGCACCAGTTGACCTTGGCCCAGATTGCTGTGGCCGAAGGTGGCGTAGTGGGCAAAGGAGCAGGAAAAAGCGTGATGAAGAATATGTTGTCCCAAAGTACATCGGATTTCATTTTCGCCATCATCATTGAAGAATATGGCTTATTGGGCGGGGGAGCGTTGCTCTTCTTTTATCTCTTATTGCTGTTTCGTATTGTGGTCGTGGCGCATTCGTCCAAAACGGTTTTTTCAAAACTATTGGTGATCGGCGTAGGGTTGCCCATTGTTTTTCAGGCGTTTATCAATATGGCGGTGGTGGTCCAGTTGTTCCCGGTTACGGGTCAGCCGTTACCGTTGATCAGTATGGGGGGAACGTCCATTTGGATGACCTGCATGGCCATAGGAATTGTATTGAGCGCCAGTAACAAAAAGGAAAATCTAGAGGAGCAATCCCATGGAATAGATGAAACGAACCCTTTAGAAGTATTGAGTGGACAATTATAG
- the murG gene encoding undecaprenyldiphospho-muramoylpentapeptide beta-N-acetylglucosaminyltransferase produces MDNYRFILSGGGTGGHIYPAVAIANELKRRYPDAKFLFVGAKDKMEMEKVPQAGYEIKGLWISGLQRKLTLKNLMFPFKVISSLLEARNIVKQFKPHVAIGTGGFASGPLLRMAQRVGVPCVLQEQNSFAGITNKLLAAKAEKICVAYDGMERFFPKEKIVKTGNPIRTDLVAVSKNKEEALGFFGLKGDKKTVLVLGGSLGARRINQLIEKELDFFAKQNLQVLWQCGKLYYEAYKKHDSDTVKVMAFVNRMDLAYAAADVIISRAGAGSVSELCLVGKPVIFIPSPNVAEDHQTQNAKALVSKDAAIMLKEDELDAEFETNFSNLMASEALQEKLGKNIRKMAMPKATEHIVDEIEKLLKK; encoded by the coding sequence GTGGACAATTATAGGTTTATACTTTCTGGAGGAGGAACGGGCGGACATATTTATCCGGCTGTGGCCATCGCAAACGAATTGAAGCGGAGATATCCCGATGCGAAATTCTTGTTTGTTGGAGCCAAGGATAAAATGGAAATGGAAAAAGTACCGCAAGCTGGATATGAAATCAAAGGCTTGTGGATAAGTGGATTACAACGGAAACTGACATTGAAGAATCTCATGTTTCCCTTTAAAGTGATAAGTAGTTTGTTGGAAGCACGCAACATAGTGAAACAATTTAAACCCCATGTGGCCATTGGCACGGGTGGCTTTGCCAGCGGACCCTTGCTGCGAATGGCCCAAAGGGTTGGTGTTCCCTGCGTGTTGCAGGAACAAAATTCCTTTGCGGGCATCACCAACAAATTGTTGGCGGCAAAGGCTGAGAAGATTTGCGTGGCCTATGATGGCATGGAGCGATTTTTTCCAAAAGAAAAGATTGTGAAAACCGGAAATCCTATCCGCACGGATTTGGTTGCTGTCTCGAAGAATAAAGAAGAAGCACTTGGTTTTTTTGGACTGAAAGGAGATAAAAAAACGGTATTGGTATTGGGTGGGAGCCTAGGAGCCCGCAGAATCAACCAATTGATAGAAAAGGAGCTCGATTTTTTTGCAAAGCAAAACCTCCAAGTGCTCTGGCAATGCGGCAAACTGTATTACGAAGCCTATAAAAAGCATGATTCGGATACAGTTAAAGTTATGGCCTTTGTCAATCGAATGGATTTGGCCTACGCCGCTGCCGATGTAATCATCTCAAGGGCCGGTGCCGGTTCGGTTTCGGAACTTTGTCTGGTGGGCAAACCGGTAATTTTTATACCGTCACCCAATGTGGCAGAGGACCATCAAACACAAAACGCAAAGGCCTTGGTGTCCAAAGACGCCGCCATCATGCTTAAGGAGGATGAATTGGACGCCGAATTTGAAACCAATTTTTCAAACCTAATGGCCTCCGAAGCCCTCCAGGAAAAATTGGGAAAGAACATTAGAAAAATGGCCATGCCCAAGGCTACGGAACACATTGTGGATGAAATTGAAAAATTATTGAAGAAATAA
- the murC gene encoding UDP-N-acetylmuramate--L-alanine ligase, producing MNLKDIHSVYFIGIGGIGMSALARYFKFVGKEVAGYDRTPTPITDGLMENGVSVHFEDNVDLISDTFKHPNTLVVYTPAVPSKHSEFQFYKNGGFNLKKRSEVLGIITKDSFCLAVAGTHGKTTTSSILAHLLKECELPMTAFLGGISEDFNSNFVLDGTEYSVVEADEFDRSFLRLTPTVACVTSMDADHLDIYGTKEELEHSFREFVERIKPSGKLFVRKGLPLEGTTFGIEDGADYCIENIKIEHGAYIFDIVTPSEVIKDVKFNKPGRHNLLNGLAAFAMAVQTGCPPHRLAKALETFKGVQRRFSYQIKEEDFVFIDDYAHHPTEISAVHQAIREMHAGERITVIFQPHLFSRTQDFADDFAASLSDFDEIILLDIYPAREEPIEGVTSQWLLDKIENPNKKLMSKSELLEEVKNCKTGVLVVLGAGDIGMEVPKIKNILGYAH from the coding sequence ATGAATTTGAAAGATATACATAGCGTTTATTTTATCGGAATTGGCGGCATTGGAATGTCCGCCTTAGCGCGCTATTTCAAATTTGTGGGTAAAGAGGTGGCTGGGTATGATCGCACCCCTACGCCCATCACCGATGGTTTGATGGAAAATGGTGTTTCCGTGCATTTTGAGGACAACGTGGATTTGATTTCCGATACCTTCAAGCACCCAAATACGTTGGTGGTCTACACTCCTGCCGTTCCTTCAAAACATTCGGAATTCCAGTTTTACAAAAATGGAGGTTTCAACCTTAAAAAGCGTTCGGAGGTGTTGGGTATCATCACCAAGGATTCCTTTTGTTTGGCCGTTGCCGGCACACACGGTAAAACCACTACGTCCAGTATTTTAGCACATTTGCTGAAGGAGTGTGAATTGCCCATGACCGCATTTTTGGGCGGTATTTCTGAAGATTTCAATAGCAATTTTGTGTTGGATGGCACCGAATATTCGGTAGTGGAGGCTGATGAGTTCGATCGTTCCTTTTTACGATTGACGCCAACGGTGGCCTGTGTCACATCCATGGATGCCGACCATTTGGATATTTATGGCACCAAGGAGGAATTGGAGCATTCATTCCGTGAATTTGTGGAAAGAATCAAGCCGAGCGGAAAGTTGTTCGTACGCAAGGGACTTCCTTTGGAAGGAACCACTTTTGGCATAGAGGATGGTGCTGATTACTGCATAGAAAACATAAAAATTGAACATGGAGCCTACATATTTGATATCGTAACACCTTCCGAGGTTATCAAGGACGTAAAGTTCAACAAGCCGGGCAGACACAATCTGCTCAATGGATTAGCTGCTTTTGCGATGGCGGTGCAAACAGGTTGCCCACCTCACCGCCTTGCCAAAGCTTTGGAGACCTTCAAGGGGGTTCAGCGCAGGTTTTCATATCAAATCAAGGAAGAAGATTTTGTGTTTATCGATGACTATGCGCATCATCCAACGGAAATCAGTGCAGTGCACCAAGCGATTCGCGAAATGCACGCTGGGGAAAGGATAACGGTGATTTTTCAGCCTCATCTTTTTTCACGCACACAAGATTTTGCAGATGATTTTGCGGCAAGTCTCTCCGATTTTGATGAAATCATCCTATTGGACATTTACCCGGCCCGTGAAGAACCTATTGAGGGTGTCACATCGCAATGGCTGTTGGATAAAATAGAAAACCCCAATAAAAAACTGATGTCGAAATCGGAATTATTGGAAGAGGTAAAGAACTGCAAAACAGGGGTTTTGGTTGTCCTTGGAGCAGGGGATATTGGAATGGAAGTGCCAAAAATCAAAAACATATTGGGTTATGCGCATTAA